A part of Mustela erminea isolate mMusErm1 chromosome 9, mMusErm1.Pri, whole genome shotgun sequence genomic DNA contains:
- the PGM2L1 gene encoding glucose 1,6-bisphosphate synthase isoform X2, with amino-acid sequence MNKELRDRLCCRMTFGTAGLRSTMGAGFCYINDLTVIQSTQGMYKYLERCFSDFKQRGFVVGYDTRGQVTSSCSSQRLAKLTAAVLLAKDVPVYLFSRYVPTPFVPYAVQELKAVAGVMITASHNRKEDNGYKVYWETGAQITSPHDKEILKCIEECVEPWNGSWNDNLVDTSPLKRDPLQDICRRYMEDLKKICFHRELNSKTTLKFVHTSFHGVGHDYVQLAFQVFGFKPPIPVPEQKDPDPDFSTVKCPNPEEGESVLELSLRLAEKENARIVLATDPDADRLAVAELQENGHWKVFTGNELAALFGWWMFDCWKKNTSRNADVKNVYMLATTVSSKILKAIALKEGFHFEETLPGFKWIGSRIKDLLENGKEVLFAFEESIGFLCGTSVLDKDGVSAAVVAAEMAAYLETMNITLKQQLIKVYEKYGYHISKTSYFLCYDPSTIKSIFERLRNFDSPKEYPKFCGTFAILHIRDVTTGYDSSQPNKKSVLPVSKNSQMITFTFQNGCVATLRTSGTEPKIKYYAEMCASPEQSDTAFLEEELKKLIEALIENFLEPSKNGLIWRSV; translated from the exons GGAATGTACAAATACCTTGAAAGATGTTTCTCAGACTTCAAGCAGAGAGGCTTTGTTGTTGGGTATGACACCCGGGGTCAAGTAACTAGCAGCTGCAGCAGCCAGAG acttGCTAAACTCACTGCTGCAGTCTTACTAGCCAAAGATGTTCCTGTGTaccttttttcaagatatgttcCTACACCTTTTGTA CCATATGCAGTCCAGGAGCTCAAAGCAGTTGCAGGTGTGATGATTACTGCTTCTCACAACCGCAAAGAAGACAATGGATACAAG GTTTATTGGGAAACTGGTGCTCAGATCACATCTCCTCATgataaagaaattctgaaatgtATAGAAGAATGTGTGGAACCTTGGAATGGTTCCTGGAATGATAATTTAGTGGATACCAGCCCACTGAAGAGAGATCCTCTGCAGGACATTTGCAGGAGATACATGGAAGATCTTAAAAAGATATGTTTTCACAG GGAATTAAACTCAAAGACCACCTTGAAATTTGTACATACATCTTTCCATGGGGTTGGACATGACTATGTGCAGTTGGCTTTTCAGGTGTTTGGTTTTAAGCCTCCAATTCCAGTACCAGAACAAAAAGATCCTGATCCAGACTTTTCTACTGTTAAATGCCCAAATCCTGAAGAAGGAGAATCTGtgctg GAACTTTCTTTGAgactggcagagaaagaaaatgcccgAATTGTGCTAGCCACAGATCCTGATGCGGACCGGCTGGCAGTGGCAGAACTTCAGGAGAA TGGTCACTGGAAAGTTTTCACAGGGAACGAGTTGGCAGCTTTGTTTGGGTGGTGGATGTTTGACTGCTGGAAGAAAAATACATCAAGAAATGCTGATGTGAAGAATGTTTATATGTTAGCCACCACGGTCTCTTCCAAAATTTTGAAGGCAATTGCACTTAAAGAAGGATTTCATTTTGAA GAAACATTACCAGGTTTTAAATGGATTGGAAGTAGGATAAAAGACCTCctggaaaatgggaaagaagtCCTTTTTGCATTTGAGGAGTCAATTG GTTTTCTGTGTGGCACTTCGGTTTTGGATAAAGATGGGGTGAGTGCAGCCGTAGTTGCTGCCGAGATGGCAGCTTACCTGGAAACCATGAATATAACATTGAAACAGCAGCTGATTAAGGTCTATGAAAA ATATGGTTATCATATTTCAAAAACTTCATATTTCTTGTGTTATGATCCAAGTACCATCAAAAGTATATTTGAAAGGCTTCGCAATTTTGATTCTCCAAAAGAATATCCAAAATTCTGTGGGACATTTGCTATATTGCACATACGGGATGTTACTACTGGCTATGACAGCAGCCAGCCTAATAAGAAATCA GTACTGCCTGTGAGTAAAAACAGCCAAATGATtacatttacttttcaaaatggcTGTGTCGCTACTCTTCGGACAAGTGGGACAGaaccaaagataaaatattatgcGGAGATGTGTGCATCCCCTGAGCAGAG TGACACTGCCTTCCTAGAAGAGGAATTGAAGAAACTCATTGAAGCTTTGATTGAGAATTTTCTTGAGCCTAGTAAAAATGGACTGATCTGGCGTTCTGTTTAG